A genomic segment from Bacillota bacterium encodes:
- a CDS encoding 3'-5' exonuclease, whose translation MSRQLPRTRFIALDTEATGLDTRRDLPVAVAAVPFVEGQPRPDRGYSSLINPGRPIPRAARRVHGITDDHVKGAPPPDQAVRRLLCWWPAETSLVGFHVHFDLTLLARIARQSGLAPLAPPALDVADLARALWPRWDGLTLEELAARLEVPVEGRHTAEGDAIMAGRIYLKLVPHLLAAGIGTLEDAVRVQQALRDSALRMWPGLVHGIPGLP comes from the coding sequence ATGAGCCGGCAGTTGCCCCGCACCCGGTTCATAGCCCTGGATACTGAAGCGACCGGCCTGGATACCCGCCGGGACCTTCCGGTGGCCGTGGCCGCCGTGCCCTTCGTGGAAGGGCAGCCCCGCCCGGATCGGGGCTACTCGAGCCTCATCAACCCGGGCCGACCCATCCCTCGGGCCGCCCGGAGAGTGCATGGCATTACCGACGACCACGTCAAAGGTGCCCCCCCGCCGGATCAGGCCGTGCGCCGGCTGCTCTGCTGGTGGCCGGCCGAAACCTCCCTGGTGGGCTTTCACGTCCACTTCGACCTGACGCTGCTCGCCCGCATCGCCCGCCAAAGCGGGCTGGCCCCCCTGGCGCCCCCCGCCCTCGACGTGGCCGACCTGGCACGAGCCCTCTGGCCCCGCTGGGACGGGCTCACCCTGGAGGAATTGGCCGCTCGGCTGGAGGTTCCGGTGGAAGGACGCCACACCGCCGAGGGGGATGCCATCATGGCCGGGCGCATCTATCTCAAGCTGGTGCCCCACCTGCTGGCAGCCGGGATCGGCACCCTGGAGGATGCCGTGCGCGTCCAGCAGGCCTTGCGGGACAGCGCCCTGCGGATGTGGCCGGGCCTGGTCCACGGCATCCCCGGCCTGCCCTGA
- the glnA gene encoding type I glutamate--ammonia ligase: MEVVVNGRATSVLRAASPRELIEQAKSQGVVMVDLKFVDVPGQWQHFHVPIDELSEKSFTEGFGFDGSSIRGFQSINESDMLIVPDPSTAFIDPFYEHPTLSLICEVKDPDTGRPYERDPRYIARKAEQYLRSAGIAEASYWGPEAEFFILDSARFDQNQHSGYYFIDSFEGFWNSGRDGGAPNPGHRPRYKEGYFPVPPVDTVSDIRAEIALTLQKIGVDVETHHHEVATAGQAEVDLRYATLTAMADRVMLLKYVAKNVARRYGKTVTFMPKPLHGDNGSGMHVHQSLWIEGRNLFYDAAGYAQISELARYYIGGLLFHGRALAAFCSPSTNSYKRLVPGFEAPVNLVYSKRNRSAAVRIPMYFQNPAAKRIEYRPPDPSANPYLAFAAMLMAGLDGIQNRIDPGDPLDRDIYTLSPAELLSIRSLPGSLDEALDALRDDCQFLFKGGVFTKDFVDLWIDYKRQRESLAVNTRPHPWEFVLYFDV; this comes from the coding sequence ATGGAAGTTGTTGTCAACGGGCGCGCGACATCGGTCCTCCGGGCCGCGTCGCCCCGGGAACTGATCGAGCAGGCGAAGAGTCAAGGCGTCGTCATGGTGGACTTGAAGTTCGTGGACGTACCGGGCCAGTGGCAGCACTTCCACGTGCCCATCGACGAGCTGAGCGAAAAGAGCTTTACCGAAGGGTTCGGCTTCGACGGCTCCAGCATCCGGGGATTCCAGTCCATCAACGAAAGCGACATGCTCATCGTCCCCGACCCTTCGACGGCCTTCATCGACCCCTTTTACGAGCACCCAACCCTGAGCCTCATCTGCGAGGTGAAGGATCCCGATACGGGCCGCCCCTACGAGCGCGACCCGCGCTACATCGCCCGCAAGGCGGAACAGTACCTGCGTTCGGCGGGGATTGCGGAAGCCAGCTACTGGGGGCCTGAGGCCGAGTTCTTCATCCTCGACAGCGCCCGCTTCGACCAGAACCAGCACAGCGGCTACTACTTCATCGACTCGTTCGAGGGCTTCTGGAACTCGGGCCGGGACGGCGGGGCCCCGAACCCGGGCCACCGCCCGCGCTACAAGGAAGGCTACTTCCCCGTCCCGCCGGTCGACACCGTGTCGGACATCCGGGCCGAGATTGCCCTCACGCTCCAGAAGATCGGCGTCGACGTGGAGACCCACCACCACGAGGTGGCCACCGCCGGGCAGGCTGAGGTCGACCTTCGTTACGCCACGCTGACGGCCATGGCCGATCGGGTGATGCTTCTGAAGTACGTGGCCAAGAACGTGGCACGGCGCTACGGCAAGACTGTCACCTTCATGCCAAAGCCCCTCCACGGAGACAACGGTTCGGGCATGCACGTGCACCAGAGCCTGTGGATCGAGGGCCGCAACCTGTTCTACGACGCCGCCGGGTATGCGCAGATCAGCGAGCTTGCCCGCTATTACATCGGCGGCTTGCTGTTCCACGGGCGGGCGCTCGCGGCGTTCTGCAGCCCGAGCACCAACTCGTACAAGCGGCTCGTGCCGGGGTTCGAGGCCCCCGTCAACCTCGTCTACTCCAAGCGCAACCGCAGCGCCGCGGTGCGGATCCCTATGTATTTTCAAAACCCCGCGGCCAAGCGCATCGAGTATCGCCCGCCGGATCCCTCGGCGAACCCGTACCTGGCCTTCGCCGCCATGCTCATGGCGGGCCTGGACGGCATCCAGAACCGCATCGACCCCGGTGACCCGCTTGACCGGGATATCTACACCCTGAGCCCCGCCGAACTCCTCTCCATCCGATCGCTGCCGGGTTCGCTGGACGAGGCGCTGGACGCCCTGAGGGACGACTGCCAGTTCTTGTTCAAGGGCGGAGTCTTCACCAAGGACTTCGTGGACCTGTGGATCGACTACAAGCGCCAGCGCGAGTCGCTCGCGGTCAACACGCGGCCGCACCCGTGGGAGTTCGTGCTCTACTTCGACGTGTAA